The sequence CCTCTTGATTTCCAACCAGAGGCCGGGAAAGCTTAGGCAACCTTCTACTTTTTTGACTTTCTCTCGACTCTCCCTGGTAATCGTCGGGTTGATAAAACCCCTCAATCGTTTATTAATTAAAACCACAATCGCTCTTTGGGATATTCCGACCTGGGGGGCGGCTAAGCCTACTCCCCTGATTTCGTTGCCTTCAGGAGTAAGAGTTTCTTTCATCTGGCGGATCAATTCGAAAATCGCTGGCCCGACTTGCTTTATCAGCTCGGCTTTTTTCCTTAAAACCGGATCCGGATATTTTTTAATCTCAAGACTCATATTAATTAATACTAACATAAAAAGAAAAGCCCCCGAAGCGTTTTGCTTCGGGGCATTTCCATTTATTCGGCTCGGAATGGAACTTCTCCTTTAGGCGGAAATCGGCAGCCGTATCTTGGCTCGATAATAATATTTCTTCCTCCTTCGCGCCAACATAGGTTATCAGGGCTTATCCCCAGAGCCTGTGCTACGAACTCAATCGCTTTCGGCGCGATCTTTCTGCGGGCATCGTATAGAGTGATTCCCCTTTCTCTCGCAAGGTCATCCAGACGAGGATAGGTGAAAAGAACAATGCGTCTCGGCCGATCGTCTTCAAGCAGGTTGAGTTCTGTTTCAATTTTCCAACACAAACTAACACTTTTTCCCATATGAGCCTCCTTTTGGGCAAGAGAAACTTAATCGGAACCAAAATTTGAGAGAACTTAACCTCCAGCGGGGACGCCTGGATTCGAACCAGGAACAAGAATTTTGGAGATTCCCATGATAGCCGTTTCACCACGTCCCCCTTCTGTTAATATTATGTCACAAAAGAACAGTTTTTCAATGGTTTTCCTTAATAAACTGGTTTAGGATTTTCTTTACCGACTCAAGGCTTTTTTCGTCAATAATGGAAACAGTCATTGCTTGTTTGCCTGCTTTTTTCAATTGTTTTAATTTCTCTTTAAGTTCTTCCGGCTTCAACAGATCGGCTTTGGCGAGAAAGACGTATTCAGGCTTTAACAACAGTTCTGGATTGTAGGCAGCCAGTTCGTTTCTGATCACTTGATAATCTTTTATTAAATCAGAGGATTCAACTGAGATCAAATGGAAAAGCGTTTTGGTCCGTTCAATATGGCGCAGAAACTTGATTCCCAATCCCTTGCCAGCCGAAGCTCCTTCAATCAGCCCGGGGATATCAGCCAAAATCAGTTCATAGTAGGTTCCGAGATTCGGATCAAGGGTGGTAAAAGGATAGTCGGCCACCTTGCTTTTAGCATTAGTTAATTCATTGAGCAAGCTTGACTTGCCGGCATTGGGCAGACCGATTAAGCCCACGTCAGCGATCAGCTTTAGCTCAAGCCTTAATTCAAACTCTTGGCCCTTTAGGCCTTCTTGGAACTGTCTCGGGCTGGTGTTAGTCGAAGACCGGAATTTAAAGTTGCCCTTGCCGCCTTGGCCGCCCTTAGCTATTAATAGGCGCTGGCCAATAGTAATAATTTCTTGGATTTCGTTAGTGGTCAAATTATGGACAACTGTGCCGACAGGCACTCTTAAAACAAGATCTGGGGCATCCCGGCCGTCGTTAAACTGGCCCTTGCCGTTCATGCCGTCTTCTGCCGCCAAAACCTTTTTGTAGCGGAACTGATTAAGACTGTTTAAGTTAGAAATACCTTCCAGATAAACGTTGCCGCCTCTTCCGCCGTCAGCTCCGGTCGGACCCAAAGCCATCCGGATTTTGTTAAAAGCCACGGCTCCATTTCCGCCCTTGCCAGCTTTAACTGTTATTTTAACATCATCAATCAGCATATATTTTACTAACCTTGTTTAACCCCTGAGGTTAAACAGGTGGGCTCTGCACCACTTGCCCTTCACCCTTCAATAAATTCAGGGTCGTTGGTGCCTATCTCTTTCCCTCTTTATGTAAAGTGTGTTTGCGGCACCAACGACAGTGTTTTTTTAATTCTAACTTAGTCTCAGCAATATTCTTAGACTTTTTGGTGAAATAATTTACTCTTTTACAGACTGAACACTGTAATTTTGTGTGCGGTTTTTTTGTTGCCATATTTATTTGACGTTGGTTAATACTGATTAAGCTGATTAATGCGGATACGGAGCCTGGGGAGAGAATTGAACTCTCGACCTCTTTCTTACCAAGAAAGCGTTCTGCCACTGAACTACCCAGGCCCAACTACGCTCTGATTTACATCAGAGCTTCGATGGGCGAGCAGAGCAAAGAAATATCTGATGCTCGTCCGTCCGAAGCCCGAATGTAATGAGGGCGAAGGAGGAAGCTACCCAGGCATAACTTTCTTAATCTTAATTCAAAGAGAGCCTAAAATCAAGGGTATTCATTCAACAGAGAACTAATCTTTGCCAAATCACTAATAAACAAAAAAGCGGGATCTCCTCGTCCCGCTTTTCGCTTGGTTATTTCTGTTCTTGCTCCGCGATTTCCAGTGCGGCCTGTGCCGCACTGAGTTCCGCCTTGAGTATACCGAGACGGTGTTCGGTTTTCTCAAATTCCGAGGTAGTTTCCGTAATTTTCTCTTCAAGGCGTCCGATCATCTTATTGATGAGTATTGGCAGTCGTTTTGTTGCGACCAAAACCTGTCCTACCAACGCGTCGTGCGGACTTGAGCGAACCATTTTTTCCTCCTTTCTTTGTAAAATTTACAGCGGATAAAATACGGTATTATAATAACACCTGCGAATGATTTGACAAGGGTTCTGGCTTTGGTTAAGATAGTTAAATCAGACCAAAATAGTCTGAGTATCCAAAATACCGTGAAATTATCAACAAAAACATATTACGGCTTGAGAGCGATGATACGCCTAGCCAAAGAAAAAAGATCCTGCTCGGTCAAAGAAATCAGCGCCAAAGAAAAGATCCCGGGAAAATACTTAGAAAAGATTTTCCAGGAGTTGAGAGCTGACGGCTTTTTGATCTCTCATAAGGGCAGCTGCGGCGGTTACTCTTTGGCCCGGCTCGCAACAGAGATTAAAGCCGGCGATATTGTCATAGCGCTTGAAAAAGAAGCGTTTTTAACCAAATGCCAGGCAAGTTGTCCAATGGCGCGTCAATGCTCAGCAAAAACCTTTTGGCGGGAAATGGAGCAATCGTTTGAGGCCTCAATGGGCTCCACTACCCTGGCAGATTTAATTAAACAATAGCAAACGGCAGAGGAATGTCCTCTGCCAAACTAACCTAAAAATATGGCTAAAAAACTTGTTTATCTAGACTATGCTGCCACTACCCCGGTTGATCCCCGGGTTTTGAAGGCTATGCTCCCCTATTTCTCCGAAAGGTTCGGCAATACTATGTCGCTTCACTCTTTGGGGCAAGAAGCAAAACACGCTTTAGGGCAGAGCAGAAAAACCGTTGCCAGTTTGATCGGCGCAAAGCCACAAGATGTCTTTTTCACCAGTTCTGCTACAGAAAGCAATAACCTTGCTTTAAAAGGAGTGGCCTTTGCCAATCGCGACAAGGGCAATCACATTATTATTTCTTCCATTGAACACCCTTGTATTATGGAAAGCGCTAAATGGCTGGGAAAACAGGGTTTTGAAATTACCCGTCTGAAAGTTGACAAGTACGGCCTGGTCAATCCTCAAGACGTCAAAAAAGCGACTAAAAAAGGCACGATTCTCGTTTCCGTGATTCACGCCTCAAATGAAATCGGAACAATCCAGCCGATCAGAGAAATTGGCAGAATCTGCCGCGAAAAGGGAATTCTGTTTCATACCGACGCATCCCAATCTCTGGGGAAAATCCCGGTAAACGTCGGCAAAAGCGGAGTCGATTTGCTCACCGGCTCTTCTCATAAAATGTACGGGCCAAAAGGGGCGGCTCTGCTTTTTGTCAGGCAAGGAACAAGAATTGAGCCTATTTTGCACGGCGGCGGCCACGAACAAGGCTTGCGGGCTTCAACGGTTAACGTGCCTGCAATTGTCGGCTTTGCCAAGACT is a genomic window of bacterium containing:
- the def gene encoding peptide deformylase encodes the protein MSLEIKKYPDPVLRKKAELIKQVGPAIFELIRQMKETLTPEGNEIRGVGLAAPQVGISQRAIVVLINKRLRGFINPTITRESREKVKKVEGCLSFPGLWLEIKRPKWVEIKAIDEEGREIAFKAEGFPAGVFRHEIDHLNGVLFFERLPLWQKLKIKRKLNSQYAAT
- the obgE gene encoding GTPase ObgE, translated to MLIDDVKITVKAGKGGNGAVAFNKIRMALGPTGADGGRGGNVYLEGISNLNSLNQFRYKKVLAAEDGMNGKGQFNDGRDAPDLVLRVPVGTVVHNLTTNEIQEIITIGQRLLIAKGGQGGKGNFKFRSSTNTSPRQFQEGLKGQEFELRLELKLIADVGLIGLPNAGKSSLLNELTNAKSKVADYPFTTLDPNLGTYYELILADIPGLIEGASAGKGLGIKFLRHIERTKTLFHLISVESSDLIKDYQVIRNELAAYNPELLLKPEYVFLAKADLLKPEELKEKLKQLKKAGKQAMTVSIIDEKSLESVKKILNQFIKENH
- the rpmG gene encoding 50S ribosomal protein L33; translated protein: MATKKPHTKLQCSVCKRVNYFTKKSKNIAETKLELKKHCRWCRKHTLHKEGKR
- a CDS encoding Rrf2 family transcriptional regulator, which codes for MKLSTKTYYGLRAMIRLAKEKRSCSVKEISAKEKIPGKYLEKIFQELRADGFLISHKGSCGGYSLARLATEIKAGDIVIALEKEAFLTKCQASCPMARQCSAKTFWREMEQSFEASMGSTTLADLIKQ
- a CDS encoding cysteine desulfurase family protein, which encodes MAKKLVYLDYAATTPVDPRVLKAMLPYFSERFGNTMSLHSLGQEAKHALGQSRKTVASLIGAKPQDVFFTSSATESNNLALKGVAFANRDKGNHIIISSIEHPCIMESAKWLGKQGFEITRLKVDKYGLVNPQDVKKATKKGTILVSVIHASNEIGTIQPIREIGRICREKGILFHTDASQSLGKIPVNVGKSGVDLLTGSSHKMYGPKGAALLFVRQGTRIEPILHGGGHEQGLRASTVNVPAIVGFAKTCELCQKLMKKESFYLAGLRDKIIKDVLEKVPHSYLNGHPSKRLPNNINFRFSFIEGESLVLSLDFKGVCASTGSACSSAKLQASHVLLGIGLKPQDAHGSLRLSLGRWTTTKEIEYLLKILPEEIKILRRISPFKKSFKF